A genomic stretch from Thermomonospora umbrina includes:
- a CDS encoding electron transfer flavoprotein subunit alpha/FixB family protein, producing MAEVLVLVDHVDGEVKKVALELLTLARRLGEPSAVWVGPGSEGAKGKLAEYGAAKVYVAADEELTAYVVAPKVELLAQLVADKAPAGVLVAATGEGKEIAGRLAVKLDSGVLTDVVDVADGFVGEHSIFGGGVIAHARVKRGTPIVAVRPNSVAPEIAPAAGAEEQVSVTLSDAAKTAKVVEKVVQEKGERPDLTEAAIVVSGGRGVGNAENFKLIEGLADTLGAAVGASRAATDAGWYPHQFQVGQTGKTVSPQLYIAVGISGAIQHRAGMQTSKTIIAINKDSEAPIFELVDFGVVGDLFQVAPQLTEEITKRK from the coding sequence ATGGCAGAGGTTCTCGTCCTCGTCGATCACGTCGACGGTGAGGTCAAGAAGGTCGCCCTGGAGCTGCTGACGCTGGCGCGCCGGCTCGGCGAGCCGTCGGCCGTCTGGGTGGGCCCGGGCTCCGAGGGCGCCAAGGGGAAGCTGGCCGAGTACGGCGCGGCGAAGGTGTACGTGGCGGCCGACGAGGAGCTGACCGCCTACGTGGTGGCCCCGAAGGTCGAGCTGCTGGCGCAGTTGGTGGCCGACAAGGCGCCCGCGGGCGTGCTGGTGGCCGCCACCGGTGAGGGCAAGGAGATCGCCGGGCGGCTGGCCGTCAAGCTGGACTCCGGCGTGCTCACCGACGTGGTGGACGTCGCCGACGGCTTCGTCGGCGAGCACTCCATCTTCGGCGGCGGCGTCATCGCCCACGCCAGGGTGAAGCGCGGCACCCCGATCGTGGCGGTCCGGCCCAACTCCGTCGCCCCCGAGATCGCTCCGGCGGCCGGGGCCGAGGAGCAGGTCTCGGTGACGCTGTCGGACGCCGCCAAGACCGCGAAGGTCGTGGAGAAGGTCGTTCAGGAGAAGGGCGAGCGCCCGGACCTGACCGAGGCCGCGATCGTCGTCTCCGGTGGCCGCGGTGTCGGCAACGCGGAGAACTTCAAGCTGATCGAGGGGCTGGCCGACACGCTCGGCGCGGCGGTCGGCGCCTCCCGCGCCGCCACCGACGCGGGCTGGTACCCGCACCAGTTCCAGGTCGGTCAGACCGGCAAGACGGTGTCGCCGCAGCTCTACATCGCGGTCGGCATCTCCGGCGCCATCCAGCACCGGGCCGGCATGCAGACCTCGAAGACGATCATCGCCATCAACAAGGACTCCGAGGCGCCGATCTTCGAGCTGGTCGACTTCGGTGTGGTGGGCGACCTGTTCCAGGTGGCCCCGCAGCTCACCGAGGAGATCACCAAGCGCAAGTAG
- a CDS encoding acyl-ACP desaturase: MSVEKSQLELIMELEPVVEKELNRHLATAEEWFPHQYVPWSRGRDYDGPMGGEGWTPEDSNVSPEARVALLVNLLTEDNLPGYHYAIARVFGGKGAWGTWVERWTAEEARHSIVIRDFLTVTRAIDPVELERQRMIHMQGGYEATHGEDLLRGVAYVSFQELATRVSHRNTGKASGDPLCEQMMQRVAKDENLHMIFYRNLLGAAFEVDPSQTMRAITDVVKAFEMPGNTIDGFLRKSVTIANAGIYDLRLHHDDVLMPVLRKWGVFEMGGLDADGERAREELGEFLEQIDSAAAKFETRRAERRARQAARAE, from the coding sequence ATGTCGGTTGAGAAGTCCCAGCTCGAGCTGATCATGGAGCTCGAGCCGGTGGTGGAGAAGGAGCTGAACCGGCACCTCGCCACGGCGGAGGAGTGGTTCCCGCACCAGTACGTGCCCTGGAGCCGGGGGCGCGACTACGACGGCCCGATGGGCGGCGAGGGCTGGACGCCCGAGGACTCCAACGTCAGCCCCGAGGCGCGGGTGGCCCTGCTGGTCAACCTGCTCACCGAGGACAACCTCCCCGGCTACCACTACGCCATCGCGCGGGTGTTCGGCGGCAAGGGCGCCTGGGGCACCTGGGTCGAGCGGTGGACCGCCGAGGAGGCCAGGCACAGCATCGTGATCCGCGACTTCCTGACGGTGACCCGGGCGATCGACCCCGTGGAGCTGGAACGCCAGCGGATGATCCACATGCAGGGCGGCTACGAGGCCACCCACGGCGAGGACCTGCTGCGCGGCGTGGCCTACGTCTCGTTCCAGGAGCTGGCGACCCGGGTCTCGCACCGCAACACCGGCAAGGCGTCGGGCGACCCGCTGTGCGAGCAGATGATGCAGCGGGTGGCCAAGGACGAGAACCTCCACATGATCTTCTACCGGAACCTGCTGGGCGCGGCGTTCGAGGTGGACCCCAGCCAGACGATGCGGGCGATCACCGACGTGGTCAAGGCGTTCGAGATGCCGGGCAACACCATCGACGGGTTCCTGCGCAAGTCCGTCACCATCGCCAACGCGGGCATCTACGACCTGCGGCTGCACCACGACGACGTGCTCATGCCCGTGCTGCGCAAGTGGGGCGTCTTCGAGATGGGCGGCCTCGACGCCGACGGCGAGCGGGCCCGCGAGGAGCTCGGCGAGTTCCTGGAGCAGATCGACTCCGCCGCCGCCAAGTTCGAGACCCGCCGCGCCGAGCGCCGCGCCCGGCAGGCCGCCCGGGCCGAGTGA
- a CDS encoding SDR family NAD(P)-dependent oxidoreductase, with product MRQEFRTALVTGASSGIGEAFAGLLAARGTDVVLVARRGDLLDDLARRLSARHGVAVEVVAADLTDPEGLGRVEERLRERPVDLLVNNAGYGAFGAFGESPLEEQLRQIDLNVVAVVRLTHAVLSDMLRRGRGGVLNVASMSGLAPSPGAATYGATKAYVVAFSDNVHAEVRPRGVHVTALCPGFTRTDESAGPDLVWLRRADVARAGLDAVAAGRALCVPGAQYKAMIPALRLAPRALLRSAANRAWQQAAVTKNDG from the coding sequence ATGCGTCAGGAATTCCGGACCGCCTTGGTGACGGGGGCCTCCAGCGGCATCGGGGAGGCGTTCGCCGGTCTGCTGGCGGCGCGCGGCACGGACGTGGTGCTGGTGGCGCGGCGCGGCGACCTGCTCGACGACCTCGCGAGGAGACTCTCCGCGCGGCACGGGGTCGCCGTCGAGGTGGTGGCCGCCGACCTCACCGACCCCGAGGGCCTCGGCCGCGTCGAGGAACGGCTCCGCGAGCGGCCGGTGGACCTGCTGGTCAACAACGCGGGCTATGGGGCGTTCGGGGCTTTCGGCGAGTCGCCGCTCGAGGAGCAGCTCCGGCAGATCGACCTCAACGTGGTGGCGGTCGTGCGCCTGACGCACGCGGTGCTGTCGGACATGCTGCGCCGGGGCAGGGGCGGCGTCCTCAACGTGGCGTCGATGTCGGGCCTCGCGCCGTCGCCCGGGGCGGCGACGTACGGGGCGACGAAGGCGTACGTCGTGGCGTTCTCCGACAACGTCCACGCCGAGGTGCGGCCGCGCGGCGTGCACGTGACGGCGCTGTGCCCCGGGTTCACCCGCACGGACGAGAGCGCGGGGCCCGACCTGGTGTGGCTGCGGCGCGCGGACGTGGCCCGCGCGGGCCTGGACGCGGTGGCCGCCGGCAGGGCGTTGTGCGTGCCGGGGGCGCAGTACAAGGCGATGATCCCCGCGCTGCGCCTGGCTCCCCGGGCGTTGCTGAGGTCTGCCGCTAACCGGGCGTGGCAACAGGCCGCCGTTACAAAAAACGACGGCTGA
- a CDS encoding AAA family ATPase has product MSAIADRNGRARSLPAGRLATAHPPGPPPTSLGEGGALTVDDVAELGDRLRANVSEAVRMPARVLDVVLATVLAGGHLLVEDHPGVGKTQLARTLARSLDGRFSRVQATVDLLPADIIGANVWQADGSTFEFRPGPVFANVVLVDEINRATPKTQSGLLEAMEERQVTVDGESRPIPPPFIVIATQNPSAGYDGTYPLPPAQLDRFLSVVSLGYPSPEQEMSLLRAGPEPVVSAVAEPDRLLAAQRTVAAVHASDPLLRYVVELLTATRAHPLAAVGASPRSGLLLLAAARAVAALDGRGFAVPDDVQAVARAVLTHRIQPAGVGSPDVQAEVVEDVLGRVRAR; this is encoded by the coding sequence ATGAGCGCGATAGCCGATCGAAACGGGCGGGCCCGATCGCTCCCGGCGGGCAGACTGGCGACCGCGCACCCGCCCGGCCCGCCCCCGACGTCCTTGGGCGAGGGCGGGGCGCTCACCGTGGACGACGTCGCCGAGCTGGGCGACCGGCTGCGGGCCAACGTCTCCGAAGCCGTGCGGATGCCCGCCCGGGTGCTCGACGTGGTGCTCGCCACGGTGCTGGCCGGCGGTCACCTGCTGGTCGAGGACCATCCCGGCGTCGGCAAGACCCAGCTCGCCCGCACCCTGGCGCGCAGCCTGGACGGCCGGTTCTCCCGCGTGCAGGCCACCGTCGACCTGCTGCCCGCCGACATCATCGGCGCGAACGTGTGGCAGGCCGACGGCTCCACCTTCGAGTTCCGGCCCGGCCCGGTGTTCGCCAACGTGGTGCTGGTCGACGAGATCAACCGGGCCACCCCCAAGACCCAGTCCGGGCTGCTGGAGGCCATGGAGGAGCGGCAGGTCACCGTCGACGGGGAGAGCCGCCCCATCCCGCCCCCGTTCATCGTCATCGCCACCCAGAACCCCAGCGCCGGCTACGACGGCACCTATCCGCTGCCGCCCGCCCAGCTCGACCGGTTCCTGTCGGTCGTCTCGCTCGGCTATCCGAGCCCCGAGCAGGAGATGTCGCTGCTGCGCGCCGGGCCCGAGCCGGTGGTGTCCGCGGTCGCCGAGCCCGACCGACTGCTGGCCGCCCAACGGACGGTCGCCGCGGTGCACGCCTCCGATCCGCTGCTGCGGTACGTCGTCGAGCTGCTCACCGCCACCCGCGCGCATCCCTTGGCCGCCGTCGGCGCCAGCCCGCGTTCGGGGCTCCTGCTGCTCGCCGCCGCCCGGGCGGTGGCCGCGCTGGACGGCCGGGGGTTCGCCGTGCCGGACGACGTCCAGGCGGTGGCCCGCGCGGTCCTCACCCACCGGATCCAGCCCGCCGGCGTCGGCTCGCCCGACGTGCAGGCGGAGGTCGTCGAGGACGTCCTCGGCCGGGTCCGGGCCCGATGA
- a CDS encoding electron transfer flavoprotein subunit beta/FixA family protein, whose protein sequence is MNIVVCVKQVPDTESPRKLKSEDNTLDRGAADGVINELDEYAIEEALLIKEAHGGEVTVLTMGPDKATDSIRKALAMGADKAVHVVDDALVGSDALGTSYAIQQVLGRTGFDLVILGSESTDARTGVLAAMLAERLGVPQLSLANKVEIDGSSIKIQRITDYGYDKVESTLPAVISVVEKINEPRYPSFKGIMAAKKKPVETLGVADAGIDAAQVGLAGAASEVVDFAEAPPRDKGQIVTDEGDGGVKIADFLASKKFV, encoded by the coding sequence ATGAACATCGTCGTCTGCGTGAAGCAGGTTCCCGACACGGAGAGCCCGCGCAAGTTGAAGTCCGAAGACAACACGCTCGACCGCGGCGCCGCCGACGGTGTCATCAACGAGCTCGATGAGTACGCCATCGAAGAGGCGCTGCTCATCAAGGAGGCCCACGGCGGCGAGGTGACCGTCCTCACCATGGGCCCCGACAAGGCCACCGACTCGATCCGCAAGGCGCTGGCGATGGGCGCCGACAAGGCCGTCCACGTGGTGGACGACGCCCTGGTCGGCAGCGACGCGCTGGGCACCTCGTACGCGATCCAGCAGGTCCTCGGCCGCACCGGGTTCGACCTGGTGATCCTGGGCTCGGAGTCCACCGACGCGCGCACCGGCGTGCTGGCCGCGATGCTGGCCGAGCGCCTGGGCGTCCCGCAGTTGTCGCTGGCCAACAAGGTCGAGATCGACGGTTCCTCGATCAAGATCCAGCGGATCACCGACTACGGCTACGACAAGGTCGAGTCCACCCTGCCCGCCGTGATCAGCGTGGTCGAGAAGATCAACGAGCCGCGCTACCCCTCGTTCAAGGGGATCATGGCGGCCAAGAAGAAGCCGGTCGAGACGCTGGGCGTCGCCGACGCCGGCATCGACGCCGCGCAGGTCGGTCTGGCGGGTGCGGCCTCCGAGGTCGTCGACTTCGCCGAGGCGCCGCCGCGCGACAAGGGTCAGATCGTCACCGACGAAGGGGACGGCGGCGTGAAGATCGCCGACTTCCTCGCGTCGAAGAAGTTCGTCTGA
- a CDS encoding DUF58 domain-containing protein: MRGVAWLVCAGALAFAAGALPSLALFALSAGMVIMVLGAAGTVLLARARLRAERSVVEREVPEDLPVRLRFELRLPARLPARVQVRVARRAWAALGEDGGVVELPIDRRGAFRVEASRLRISDTLGIFRLHVRAGEPEEVLVLPVPEGGAHSPPARGRSNEHTEPDGLRPYVPGTPVSRIHWLSLARGRGLHERRSAPPPTGLPLVVVDTSGDTDPRAVDWVARVAAGEVLRLSRDGGCSVLLPGDATAATVSDEESWRALHRRLAVLDARTASAPPRPGGPTTVIRFPAGLSLGPPQPPLPPDVVPARRGGGGR; the protein is encoded by the coding sequence ATGAGGGGCGTCGCCTGGCTGGTGTGCGCCGGCGCGCTGGCCTTCGCCGCGGGGGCGCTGCCCTCGCTGGCTCTGTTCGCGCTGTCCGCCGGGATGGTCATCATGGTGCTCGGGGCCGCCGGCACCGTGCTGTTGGCCCGCGCCCGGCTCCGGGCCGAACGCAGCGTCGTCGAACGCGAGGTCCCCGAGGACCTGCCGGTGCGGCTGCGGTTCGAGCTCCGGTTGCCGGCCCGGCTGCCCGCCCGGGTGCAGGTCAGGGTCGCCCGACGGGCCTGGGCGGCGTTGGGGGAGGACGGCGGTGTCGTGGAGCTGCCGATCGACCGGCGCGGGGCCTTCCGGGTCGAGGCGTCCCGGCTGCGGATCAGCGACACGCTCGGGATCTTCCGCCTGCACGTTCGGGCGGGGGAGCCGGAGGAGGTCCTCGTCCTGCCCGTGCCCGAGGGCGGCGCGCACTCCCCGCCCGCGCGCGGGCGGTCCAACGAGCACACCGAGCCGGACGGCCTGCGCCCGTACGTGCCGGGCACCCCGGTCAGCCGCATCCACTGGCTGTCGCTGGCGCGGGGCCGTGGCCTGCACGAACGGCGGTCGGCCCCGCCGCCGACGGGGCTGCCGCTGGTGGTCGTCGACACCTCGGGCGACACCGACCCGCGGGCGGTCGACTGGGTGGCCCGGGTGGCCGCGGGCGAGGTGCTCAGGCTGTCCCGCGACGGCGGCTGCTCGGTGCTGCTGCCCGGCGACGCCACGGCGGCCACGGTGTCCGACGAGGAGTCCTGGCGCGCCCTGCACCGTCGCCTCGCGGTGCTCGACGCCCGCACCGCCTCCGCGCCCCCCCGGCCCGGCGGTCCCACGACGGTCATCCGCTTTCCGGCGGGCCTGTCCCTGGGGCCTCCGCAACCGCCGCTGCCGCCGGACGTCGTCCCGGCCCGTCGGGGAGGGGGCGGACGATGA
- a CDS encoding serine/threonine-protein kinase, whose protein sequence is MNQQSGELAHGGRIGPYRALSRLGEGGMGVVYRGTDPAGRDVAVKVLRPEIAADPTARRRLAREVDMMRRVLSPHVADVVDGDAAADPPYVVTRFVPGPSLDRTVAQEGPLTGAALRRVALGLAKALTAVHEAGVVHRDLKPGNVLMVGGAQGEPVVIDFGIAHAVDATRLTRTGTLTGTPGYLAPEVIDEEPATSASDVHAWAATVAFAATGVPPFGQGSLEVVLFNILNGRARLDGVPEPLLPLLGAALRRDPAARPTAAELVDALTVLDLGPEISHPRPEPRDTVTAFAPMTFPGPPGGGPALLVRGEEAPGGLPAHLQGGAPPPAVGQGTARPTRVVPRRRLAVGAAWSRLLAVLAVVLVVAVAIMMPVVGIVVAAAGAFGLRLWDSAALRASSGAAGEAGGRASPVAGDVVRAALRTALTLPYAAAFTVAVTLALASLVAVGVPTATLGACAWGVGAGAAALWTGPGVRAPRRQLERLFGVIAPEPRRIAVVGAALGVVAFVAVIGAVSLTPSFAPMYGLQNSVVSALDRFQSALP, encoded by the coding sequence ATGAACCAGCAATCCGGAGAACTCGCCCATGGCGGGCGCATCGGTCCGTATCGCGCGCTGTCCCGGCTCGGCGAGGGCGGCATGGGCGTGGTCTATCGCGGCACCGACCCGGCCGGGCGGGACGTCGCCGTCAAGGTCCTGCGGCCGGAGATCGCCGCCGACCCCACGGCGCGGCGGCGGCTGGCCCGCGAGGTCGACATGATGCGCCGCGTGCTCAGCCCGCACGTGGCCGACGTCGTGGACGGCGACGCGGCCGCCGACCCCCCGTACGTGGTGACCCGGTTCGTGCCCGGCCCCTCCCTGGACCGCACGGTGGCCCAGGAGGGCCCGTTGACCGGGGCCGCGCTGCGGAGGGTGGCTCTCGGCCTGGCCAAGGCGCTGACCGCCGTCCACGAGGCCGGCGTGGTGCATCGCGACCTCAAGCCGGGCAACGTGCTGATGGTCGGCGGGGCGCAGGGCGAGCCGGTCGTGATCGACTTCGGGATCGCGCACGCGGTGGACGCGACCCGCCTCACCCGGACGGGCACGCTGACCGGCACCCCCGGCTATCTGGCGCCCGAGGTCATCGACGAGGAGCCCGCCACGTCCGCGTCCGACGTGCACGCGTGGGCGGCGACGGTGGCCTTCGCCGCGACCGGCGTGCCGCCGTTCGGGCAGGGGTCGCTGGAGGTCGTCCTCTTCAACATCCTGAACGGCCGGGCGAGGCTGGACGGGGTGCCCGAGCCGCTGCTGCCGCTGCTCGGGGCGGCCCTGCGGCGCGACCCGGCCGCCCGGCCGACGGCGGCGGAGCTGGTGGACGCGCTGACCGTGCTGGATCTGGGGCCGGAGATCTCGCACCCGCGCCCGGAGCCGCGCGACACCGTGACCGCTTTCGCGCCGATGACGTTCCCCGGTCCGCCCGGTGGCGGCCCGGCGCTGCTCGTACGGGGTGAGGAGGCCCCCGGAGGCCTCCCCGCGCACCTTCAGGGCGGCGCTCCGCCCCCGGCGGTCGGTCAGGGTACGGCGCGGCCGACCCGGGTGGTGCCGCGGCGTCGGCTGGCGGTGGGGGCCGCGTGGTCGCGGCTGCTCGCGGTGCTGGCGGTGGTGCTGGTCGTGGCGGTCGCGATCATGATGCCGGTGGTCGGGATCGTGGTGGCCGCGGCGGGCGCGTTCGGGCTGCGGCTGTGGGACTCGGCGGCCCTGCGCGCGTCGTCCGGAGCGGCGGGGGAGGCCGGCGGAAGGGCCTCGCCGGTCGCGGGGGACGTCGTGCGCGCCGCGCTGCGGACGGCGCTGACGCTCCCGTACGCGGCGGCCTTCACGGTGGCGGTCACGCTCGCGCTGGCCTCGCTGGTGGCCGTGGGGGTGCCGACGGCGACCCTGGGCGCGTGCGCCTGGGGTGTGGGCGCGGGTGCGGCGGCCCTGTGGACCGGCCCCGGGGTGCGGGCGCCGCGGCGGCAGTTGGAGCGGCTGTTCGGGGTGATCGCCCCGGAGCCCCGCCGAATCGCCGTCGTGGGGGCGGCGCTGGGCGTGGTGGCGTTCGTCGCGGTGATCGGGGCGGTGTCGCTGACGCCGAGCTTCGCCCCGATGTACGGCCTGCAGAACTCGGTGGTCTCCGCTCTGGACCGGTTCCAAAGCGCGCTACCTTGA
- a CDS encoding serine/threonine-protein kinase has protein sequence MKGVVTSGDRIGHYRLLRTLGEGGMGVVHLGADPEGRQVAIKVLRPAVSGDATALRRLAREVDSMRRVHSPNVAEILDADVTAQRPYIVTQYVPGRTLEEVVEGEGGGPLYGPALQRMAVGLASALSAIHGAGIIHRDLKPGNVMLLDGEPIVIDFGIAQGADATRLTATGMVIGTPGYLAPEIIEGEDAGEPSDVHAWAATVAYAATGRPPFGSGSFESIFYRIMQGTPDLEGVPEALMPLIRSAMARNPAERPTAVALMQLARRIHFEATITDQTRVDAFRRPDPPTPTPRPTSERVAPAPATEPSTQRLDQAGEFYMAAPPPTPTPVNRTAPLPMPEPVQHPVPPEPTHGRPEDFRGLLPPAAPPPGPPPAPAPYEQGPYGPYDHPAPQPRTEPRRNRRARPEPQPPPPYDPYAQPPVHQPTAERRPPQAPPGPGGDQAAKPYGWYGFLSFTLLAALLGFAYMVPVIAVLVAMGGVLLLRVGDRAARGMELRRTRRGPRSGDVVGAVVRAPLGIPGAVLVTGLLSSAALIMGLALLVALVVARPDLSASRGIAFAVMAVIGLLTLAPGSGAPRRQLARMWGAVLPRREMAMTGALVLALFAVVLIGLASGGTPDTYPIDGAGVRLENLRDDIRALWPW, from the coding sequence ATGAAGGGGGTTGTCACGTCCGGGGACCGCATCGGCCACTACCGCCTGCTCCGCACGCTCGGAGAAGGCGGCATGGGGGTCGTTCACCTGGGGGCCGATCCGGAGGGCCGCCAGGTCGCGATCAAGGTGCTGCGGCCCGCGGTGTCCGGCGACGCCACCGCGCTGCGCCGGCTGGCCCGCGAGGTCGACTCGATGCGCCGCGTGCACAGCCCGAACGTCGCCGAGATCCTCGACGCCGACGTCACCGCCCAGCGTCCGTACATCGTCACCCAGTACGTCCCGGGGCGCACCCTCGAGGAGGTCGTGGAGGGCGAGGGCGGCGGGCCGCTGTACGGGCCGGCGCTGCAGCGGATGGCCGTCGGGCTCGCCTCGGCGCTGTCGGCGATCCACGGCGCCGGGATCATCCACCGCGACCTCAAGCCCGGCAACGTGATGCTGCTGGACGGCGAGCCCATCGTGATCGACTTCGGGATCGCGCAGGGCGCCGACGCCACCCGGCTCACCGCCACCGGCATGGTGATCGGCACGCCGGGCTATCTGGCCCCCGAGATCATCGAGGGCGAGGACGCCGGGGAGCCCTCCGACGTGCACGCCTGGGCCGCGACCGTGGCCTACGCCGCCACCGGCCGGCCGCCGTTCGGCTCCGGCTCGTTCGAGTCGATCTTCTACCGGATCATGCAGGGGACGCCCGACCTCGAGGGCGTGCCCGAGGCGCTGATGCCGCTGATCCGCTCGGCGATGGCGCGCAACCCGGCCGAGCGGCCCACCGCCGTGGCGCTGATGCAGTTGGCGCGGCGGATCCACTTCGAGGCCACGATCACCGACCAGACGCGGGTCGACGCGTTCCGGCGACCCGACCCCCCGACCCCGACCCCGCGCCCGACCTCGGAGCGGGTGGCCCCGGCTCCCGCGACCGAGCCCTCGACACAGCGGCTCGACCAGGCCGGCGAGTTCTACATGGCCGCGCCGCCCCCGACGCCGACCCCGGTCAACCGGACGGCGCCGCTGCCCATGCCGGAGCCCGTTCAGCATCCGGTCCCGCCGGAGCCGACGCACGGCCGGCCCGAGGACTTCCGGGGCCTGTTGCCGCCGGCGGCACCGCCGCCCGGCCCGCCCCCCGCGCCGGCCCCGTACGAGCAGGGGCCCTACGGCCCGTACGACCATCCCGCGCCGCAGCCGCGCACCGAGCCCCGTCGCAACCGGCGGGCGCGCCCGGAGCCGCAGCCCCCGCCGCCCTACGACCCGTACGCGCAGCCTCCGGTGCACCAGCCGACGGCCGAGCGCCGTCCGCCGCAGGCCCCGCCCGGGCCGGGCGGCGACCAGGCGGCCAAGCCCTACGGCTGGTACGGCTTCCTCAGTTTCACGCTGTTGGCCGCGCTGCTCGGCTTCGCGTACATGGTGCCGGTGATCGCGGTGCTGGTCGCGATGGGCGGCGTGCTGCTGCTGAGGGTCGGCGACCGCGCGGCCCGCGGCATGGAGTTGAGGCGCACCCGCCGGGGCCCGCGTTCGGGCGACGTGGTGGGGGCGGTGGTCAGAGCGCCCCTCGGCATCCCGGGGGCGGTCCTCGTCACCGGGCTGCTGTCCTCGGCCGCGCTGATCATGGGCCTGGCGCTGCTGGTGGCGCTGGTGGTCGCCCGGCCCGACCTGAGCGCCTCGCGGGGCATCGCGTTCGCGGTGATGGCCGTCATCGGTCTGCTGACCCTGGCCCCCGGCAGCGGCGCGCCGCGTCGTCAGTTGGCCCGCATGTGGGGCGCGGTGCTGCCGCGCCGTGAGATGGCGATGACGGGCGCGCTGGTCCTGGCGCTGTTCGCGGTGGTGCTGATCGGGTTGGCGTCCGGCGGCACCCCCGACACCTACCCGATCGACGGCGCGGGCGTGCGGCTGGAGAACCTCCGCGACGACATCCGCGCCCTCTGGCCCTGGTGA